The following proteins are co-located in the Halarcobacter sp. genome:
- a CDS encoding exonuclease SbcCD subunit D C-terminal domain-containing protein, producing MKLLHTSDWHLGQNFMGKSRIEEHQAFLSWLLNTIKENNIDVLLVSGDIFDTGTPPNYALELYYNFLKQLSQVNSLNTTIITAGNHDSVSTLKAPKQLLEALNVHVIVNGDENENIIIPIKEGDTTKAVVCAVPFLRDSVIRQSLGGETVSDKEKLANNGIKAYYEKAYNKAKELDSNTPIIAMGHLTTVGSRSSESERDIYIGGTLDIGGDYLASMFDYVALGHLHINQTVGNEHVRYSGSPIPLSFSESKNTQKVNLVTIGKNVEVEELEIPLKRKLQVIKGDLETIKKELKAIEDKTTWIEVHIKDDNPMFANTKIRELATKLELTILAVKIEKSEKQLRAKELKAISLDELSVQEVFEKRLELEEIENKEFKEQLSQTFKEVVSNLHQEEQI from the coding sequence TTGAAATTATTACACACTTCTGACTGGCACTTAGGTCAAAACTTCATGGGAAAAAGCAGAATTGAAGAGCATCAAGCTTTTTTATCTTGGCTTTTAAATACAATAAAAGAAAATAATATAGATGTATTACTTGTATCAGGAGATATTTTTGATACAGGAACACCACCAAACTATGCACTTGAACTTTACTACAACTTTTTAAAACAACTATCACAAGTAAATAGTTTAAATACTACAATCATCACTGCTGGAAATCATGACTCTGTCTCAACTTTAAAAGCACCAAAGCAACTACTTGAAGCACTAAATGTACATGTAATAGTAAATGGTGATGAAAATGAAAACATAATCATCCCTATAAAAGAGGGCGATACTACTAAAGCGGTAGTTTGTGCAGTACCATTTTTAAGAGATAGCGTCATAAGACAATCACTTGGCGGTGAGACAGTAAGTGACAAAGAAAAATTAGCAAACAATGGTATCAAAGCTTACTATGAAAAAGCCTACAACAAAGCAAAAGAATTAGACTCAAATACACCTATTATAGCTATGGGACACTTGACTACAGTTGGTAGTAGAAGTAGTGAAAGTGAAAGAGATATTTATATAGGTGGAACACTTGATATTGGTGGGGATTATTTAGCTAGTATGTTTGACTATGTAGCTTTAGGACACTTACATATCAATCAAACTGTAGGAAATGAACATGTAAGATATTCTGGCTCTCCAATACCACTTAGTTTTTCTGAATCAAAAAACACTCAAAAGGTAAATCTAGTAACTATAGGGAAAAATGTAGAAGTAGAAGAATTAGAAATCCCTTTAAAAAGAAAGCTTCAAGTTATCAAAGGTGATTTGGAAACTATAAAAAAAGAGCTAAAAGCTATCGAAGATAAAACAACATGGATAGAAGTTCATATAAAAGATGACAACCCAATGTTTGCAAATACTAAGATAAGAGAGTTAGCCACAAAACTAGAGCTAACAATCCTAGCTGTTAAAATAGAAAAAAGCGAAAAGCAATTAAGAGCAAAAGAGTTAAAAGCTATAAGCCTAGATGAACTAAGTGTGCAAGAGGTCTTTGAAAAAAGATTAGAGTTAGAAGAGATAGAAAATAAAGAGTTTAAAGAACAGTTATCTCAAACTTTTAAAGAAGTAGTCTCAAATCTTCATCAAGAGGAACAAATCTAA
- a CDS encoding AAA family ATPase: MKILEFGVNNFRGISGGIENNLIDFNNTNTIFLFGQNNVGKSTFLKSYEFFFSNQKPTIDDFFKKLEGTKIEFVFMFELDELDFSRIESNAPGKSKSLKDKWLKNNCLKIRRIYELSLQGKIENVKNYTLNNDNENWEYPEENDWKEKNYGGIGLDGVFQSLLPRPIFIKAMPSETEVEDIINSILADKLTKGLKDSEREELKKAQQTIKDLQDKLYNPKAIKKYKKDVNEHFADLFPNIKIELTEKDKVVWSESKFGKKFSIHFNKLKEDGKLDSSVPNSYDKVGHGAIRTAIFTLLLMRDIAEEFKREENRKDYLVLFEEPELFLHPRLMKELRTLIYKVTEDKFPYQVLCASHSPQMIDISKPKSSLIRMINNELGTKLFQINDKYLSDVKEISVSQLKDEMNEVLRFNPFICESFYADEVILIEGPTEEIILRGYFSEVDCKKDIFIVNCGTVNNIPFYQKVFSKFNIKYHVICDTDSSVQEGVDQYSNPIFTSGIQKTIYEQIKLDSDNTDLNVGILRVHNTTFEPAHQDNSVEELLRLPRYTGSHGKPYFANKYWKEILSCNLEHDSIDTVPILKYLKEISEH, translated from the coding sequence ATGAAAATATTAGAATTTGGTGTAAATAACTTTAGAGGCATATCAGGTGGAATAGAAAATAATTTAATTGATTTTAATAATACAAACACAATTTTTTTATTTGGACAAAATAATGTTGGTAAGTCAACATTTTTAAAATCTTATGAATTTTTCTTTTCAAACCAAAAACCTACCATTGATGACTTTTTTAAAAAATTAGAAGGAACTAAAATTGAATTTGTTTTTATGTTTGAACTTGATGAACTTGATTTTAGTAGAATTGAAAGTAATGCTCCGGGAAAATCTAAATCTTTAAAAGATAAATGGCTAAAGAATAATTGTCTTAAAATAAGAAGGATATATGAGTTGTCATTACAAGGTAAAATTGAGAATGTAAAAAATTATACTTTAAATAATGATAATGAAAATTGGGAATATCCAGAGGAAAATGATTGGAAAGAAAAAAATTATGGAGGAATAGGTTTAGATGGTGTATTTCAATCATTATTGCCACGACCAATTTTTATTAAAGCAATGCCTTCTGAAACAGAAGTTGAAGATATAATAAATTCTATACTTGCAGATAAATTAACAAAAGGTTTAAAGGATTCTGAAAGAGAAGAATTAAAAAAAGCACAGCAAACAATTAAAGATTTACAAGATAAATTGTATAACCCAAAAGCAATAAAAAAATATAAAAAAGATGTTAATGAACATTTTGCAGATTTATTTCCGAATATTAAAATTGAATTAACTGAAAAAGATAAAGTAGTTTGGTCAGAAAGTAAGTTTGGTAAAAAATTTAGTATACATTTTAATAAATTAAAAGAAGATGGAAAACTAGATTCATCAGTTCCTAATAGTTATGATAAAGTAGGTCATGGTGCTATAAGAACTGCAATATTTACACTATTATTAATGAGAGATATCGCTGAAGAATTCAAAAGAGAAGAAAATAGAAAAGATTATCTAGTTCTATTTGAGGAGCCTGAACTATTTTTACATCCAAGATTAATGAAAGAACTAAGAACTTTAATTTATAAAGTTACAGAAGATAAATTTCCATATCAAGTTTTATGTGCATCTCATTCCCCTCAAATGATAGATATTTCAAAACCAAAATCTTCATTAATAAGAATGATAAATAATGAATTAGGTACTAAACTATTTCAAATTAATGATAAATATTTGTCAGATGTAAAAGAGATTTCAGTATCACAACTAAAAGATGAAATGAATGAAGTTTTAAGATTTAATCCTTTTATTTGTGAATCTTTTTATGCTGATGAAGTAATTTTAATTGAAGGTCCTACAGAAGAAATTATTCTAAGAGGTTATTTTTCTGAAGTAGATTGTAAAAAAGATATTTTTATTGTAAATTGTGGAACAGTTAATAATATTCCATTTTACCAAAAAGTTTTTTCTAAATTTAATATTAAATATCATGTTATTTGTGATACAGACTCTAGTGTACAAGAAGGTGTTGATCAATATTCTAATCCTATATTTACATCAGGAATTCAAAAAACTATTTATGAACAAATAAAATTAGATTCAGACAATACAGACTTAAATGTAGGTATCTTAAGAGTCCATAATACTACCTTTGAACCTGCTCATCAAGATAATTCTGTTGAAGAGTTATTAAGATTACCAAGATATACAGGTTCACATGGAAAACCGTATTTTGCTAATAAATACTGGAAAGAAATATTAAGTTGTAATTTAGAACATGATAGTATAGATACTGTTCCAATACTTAAATACTTAAAAGAAATTAGTGAACATTAA
- a CDS encoding glutathionylspermidine synthase family protein has product MKLEKLQPLTDEYLESIGFVWHTDEDNSSYVVDEIVQISEEEANTYYEAVNELYDMFCEAGEYVIENNLFHDINIPFNLVEVIKESWENDVHWHLYSRFDLAGGIDGKPIKLIEFNADTPTSLFETAIIQWAMLKANNYEEASQFNNLYEGLKDNFKRIITLDTEIKKFEEYYSKLNWKILFSSISSSSEDINTTKLLQHIASEAGFNTDFEYIENVQFSDEGIFKDEESFEFWFKLIPWEDIAIDENELALLLTEIVKEKKAIIFNPAYTLMFQSKGFMKILWDLYPNHPLLLETSFEPLEGKKQVEKRCFGREGANTKIINADGSIDVETQGVYEGHKAIYQEYVELPTDSEGNSYQAGVFYAYEACGLGFRRGGKILNNMSKFVGHIIK; this is encoded by the coding sequence ATGAAACTAGAAAAACTACAACCACTAACTGATGAATATTTAGAATCAATAGGTTTTGTCTGGCATACAGATGAGGACAATTCTTCATATGTTGTTGATGAAATTGTACAAATCAGTGAAGAGGAAGCAAACACCTATTATGAAGCTGTAAATGAGCTATATGATATGTTTTGTGAAGCTGGTGAATATGTAATTGAAAACAATCTATTTCATGATATAAATATACCTTTTAACCTTGTAGAAGTTATAAAAGAATCTTGGGAAAATGATGTTCATTGGCATCTTTATTCTAGATTTGATTTAGCTGGTGGAATTGATGGAAAACCTATCAAACTTATTGAGTTTAATGCAGATACTCCAACCTCACTTTTTGAAACAGCTATTATTCAATGGGCTATGTTAAAAGCAAACAATTATGAAGAAGCTAGTCAATTCAACAATCTATATGAGGGACTAAAAGACAACTTCAAAAGAATCATCACTTTAGATACAGAGATAAAAAAATTTGAAGAGTATTACTCAAAACTAAATTGGAAGATTTTATTCTCTTCTATTTCTAGTTCTAGTGAAGATATAAATACAACTAAACTTCTTCAACATATAGCATCTGAAGCTGGATTTAATACAGACTTTGAATATATTGAAAATGTACAATTTAGTGATGAAGGTATTTTCAAAGATGAAGAAAGCTTTGAATTTTGGTTTAAACTTATCCCTTGGGAAGATATAGCTATAGATGAAAATGAACTTGCACTACTTTTAACAGAAATTGTAAAAGAGAAAAAAGCAATCATTTTTAACCCTGCATATACTTTGATGTTCCAATCAAAAGGTTTTATGAAAATCTTATGGGATTTATACCCAAATCATCCCCTACTTTTAGAAACTTCATTTGAGCCTTTAGAGGGTAAAAAGCAAGTTGAAAAAAGATGTTTTGGACGAGAGGGTGCAAATACTAAAATCATAAATGCAGATGGTTCTATTGATGTTGAGACACAAGGTGTTTATGAAGGTCATAAAGCTATTTATCAAGAGTATGTAGAACTTCCAACAGATAGTGAAGGAAACTCTTATCAAGCAGGTGTTTTTTATGCCTATGAAGCTTGTGGTTTAGGCTTTAGAAGAGGTGGAAAAATCCTTAACAATATGTCAAAATTTGTAGGACATATTATAAAATAA
- a CDS encoding SbcC/MukB-like Walker B domain-containing protein → MKILKVRLQNINSLKGEFEIDFQEFLKDESLFAITGPTGAGKSTILDVITCALYGRTARLTNPNDLMSRHTGECLCEVEFEIKGKVYRSSWAQKRARKNPNGNFQSAKMEIVELDTNKILESYLSKVPKVVEEISGLDFDRFVQSMMLAQGSFDAFLKAKENERSNLLEKITGTYIYKQISQSIYETYSHKKKEIEADEIALGSIELLEPNIVEEKTKQLETNKKEKQELDKKETELKKLSNYLETLDKLEVDSLKYNQEFEQISKEKENNKEQFTKLELANKAIRIQALNQEKNQLINTITNDKQSLESLQKEDKELKEQIQTKEQEFKLSKQSLEKEQTTYNENYKKLKELRTIKTQSDGKNQLFIEKSKKISQHLQELAKHFEIAFETLLNDESQIDNLYKNFSSNLDTKKEQLETLIEQYKALETKTKDINQKEQNTRAKLKEIEVLLKALSDYETLQEQITQEQNKIKEYNVQIESQTKLNQEKTKLINQINETLNSLKQTREKELLIKNYEQDRAKLKDGQECFLCGSKEHPYINHSLNIDIDKTTAKIKEQESYLQEQNSELNNAQINLAKLSSKLESSNLEIQKQQTTKEQIEEFFKTNDFKVQEDSKATLQEQMQFCENELKEYVALREQKESLQVKKESLQASLNKELQKQQQINTSINTIKELKEEQSKLKEEITKLQIQSKNILDIEDLDFFEKNIQESLDTVSKQYNSLQNHLSSLKSKDESLSKQIIQLNKKQEDDKQNLVIIKEKFEKALVEYGFNSQDEFEKANLPKEEFETLTNLCKTIEEKYTQIQTLKTDTNKKLKEHKLLEKEINPTNQNKDDINKELQNLQSTIDQLQETIGSISKELEINTQNIKKSEDKIKQLEKKKQAFQVWVKLNEMIGSSQGDKFAKFAQGITLDQLIYLANKHLEILSPRYELQRNTESNKLLDIEIIDGFQGDVVRGVNTLSGGESFIVSLSLALGLSSLASQKISIDSLFLDEGFGTLDSDSLELALNALNQLQSSGKMVGVISHVEALKERIPLQIKVEPKGDGTSVLNIN, encoded by the coding sequence ATGAAGATACTAAAAGTAAGACTACAAAATATAAACTCCCTAAAAGGTGAGTTTGAAATAGACTTTCAAGAGTTTCTAAAAGATGAATCTCTTTTTGCCATAACAGGACCAACTGGAGCAGGGAAAAGTACAATCCTAGATGTAATCACTTGTGCTTTATATGGAAGAACAGCCAGACTAACAAACCCAAATGACCTGATGAGCAGACACACAGGCGAGTGTTTATGTGAAGTGGAGTTTGAAATCAAAGGCAAAGTCTATAGAAGTTCTTGGGCGCAAAAAAGAGCAAGAAAAAATCCAAATGGAAATTTCCAATCTGCAAAGATGGAGATAGTTGAACTAGACACAAATAAAATACTAGAATCGTACCTTTCAAAAGTACCAAAGGTAGTAGAAGAAATCTCAGGGCTTGATTTTGATAGATTTGTTCAATCTATGATGTTAGCCCAAGGAAGTTTTGATGCCTTTTTAAAAGCTAAAGAAAACGAACGTTCAAATCTTTTAGAAAAAATCACTGGAACATATATCTACAAACAGATCTCACAAAGTATCTATGAAACATACTCACACAAGAAAAAAGAGATAGAAGCAGATGAGATAGCATTAGGAAGTATAGAATTACTAGAGCCAAACATAGTAGAAGAAAAAACAAAACAACTAGAAACAAACAAAAAAGAAAAACAAGAACTAGATAAAAAAGAAACCGAACTAAAAAAACTATCAAATTATCTAGAAACACTTGATAAACTAGAAGTTGATAGTCTAAAATACAACCAAGAGTTCGAGCAAATAAGCAAAGAAAAAGAGAACAATAAAGAGCAATTTACAAAGCTTGAATTAGCAAACAAAGCCATAAGAATACAAGCACTAAACCAAGAGAAAAACCAACTAATAAATACAATCACAAATGATAAACAAAGCTTAGAATCTTTGCAAAAAGAAGACAAAGAGTTAAAAGAACAAATCCAAACAAAAGAGCAAGAGTTCAAACTCTCAAAACAAAGCCTTGAAAAAGAGCAAACAACATACAATGAAAACTATAAAAAACTAAAAGAACTAAGAACTATAAAAACACAAAGTGATGGTAAAAACCAACTTTTCATAGAAAAAAGCAAAAAAATCTCACAACACCTACAAGAGTTAGCAAAGCATTTTGAGATAGCTTTTGAAACACTTTTAAATGACGAATCACAAATAGACAATCTATACAAAAACTTCTCATCAAATCTAGACACAAAAAAAGAGCAGTTAGAAACTCTAATAGAACAATACAAAGCACTAGAAACCAAAACAAAAGATATAAACCAAAAAGAGCAAAACACAAGAGCCAAATTAAAAGAGATAGAGGTACTTCTAAAAGCCCTAAGTGATTATGAAACACTACAAGAGCAAATCACACAAGAACAAAACAAGATAAAAGAATACAACGTTCAAATAGAATCACAAACAAAACTAAACCAAGAAAAAACAAAACTAATAAACCAAATAAACGAAACTCTAAACTCACTAAAACAAACAAGAGAAAAAGAGCTTCTTATCAAAAACTACGAGCAAGATAGAGCTAAACTAAAAGATGGGCAAGAGTGCTTTTTATGTGGCTCAAAAGAGCATCCATATATAAACCACTCTTTAAATATTGACATAGACAAAACGACAGCTAAAATAAAAGAGCAAGAAAGTTATCTACAAGAGCAAAACAGTGAACTAAACAACGCTCAAATAAACCTAGCAAAACTTAGCTCAAAACTTGAAAGCTCAAACCTAGAAATACAAAAACAACAAACTACAAAAGAGCAAATAGAAGAGTTTTTTAAAACAAACGATTTCAAAGTACAAGAAGACTCAAAAGCCACACTACAAGAGCAAATGCAATTTTGCGAAAACGAGCTAAAAGAGTATGTTGCTTTAAGAGAGCAAAAAGAGTCTTTACAAGTAAAAAAAGAGTCTCTACAAGCATCTTTAAATAAAGAGCTACAAAAACAACAGCAGATAAATACAAGTATAAACACTATAAAAGAGTTAAAAGAGGAACAATCAAAACTAAAAGAAGAGATAACAAAGCTTCAAATCCAAAGCAAAAATATCTTAGACATAGAAGATTTAGACTTTTTTGAGAAAAATATCCAAGAGAGTTTAGACACTGTTTCAAAACAATATAACAGTTTACAAAACCATCTTTCAAGCCTAAAATCAAAAGATGAATCTCTATCAAAACAGATAATTCAACTAAACAAAAAACAAGAAGATGATAAACAAAACCTTGTAATCATAAAAGAGAAGTTTGAAAAAGCTTTAGTAGAGTATGGCTTCAATTCACAAGACGAGTTTGAAAAAGCAAACTTACCAAAAGAGGAGTTTGAAACCCTAACAAATCTATGCAAAACCATAGAAGAGAAATACACACAAATACAAACTCTAAAAACAGATACAAACAAAAAACTAAAGGAACACAAACTCTTAGAAAAAGAGATAAACCCTACAAATCAAAATAAAGATGATATAAACAAAGAGTTACAAAACCTACAAAGCACAATAGATCAACTACAAGAAACCATAGGAAGTATCTCAAAAGAGTTAGAGATAAATACCCAAAATATAAAAAAATCAGAAGACAAAATAAAACAACTTGAAAAGAAAAAACAAGCCTTCCAAGTATGGGTAAAACTAAATGAAATGATAGGCTCAAGCCAAGGGGATAAATTCGCCAAATTTGCCCAAGGTATAACCCTAGACCAACTAATCTACCTAGCAAACAAACACCTAGAAATACTAAGCCCAAGATATGAACTCCAAAGAAACACAGAATCAAACAAACTCTTAGATATAGAGATAATTGACGGCTTCCAAGGAGATGTGGTAAGAGGTGTAAACACACTCTCAGGGGGAGAAAGCTTCATAGTAAGTCTATCTTTAGCCTTAGGACTATCAAGCCTAGCAAGCCAAAAGATAAGTATAGATTCACTTTTCCTAGATGAGGGGTTTGGAACACTAGATAGCGATAGTTTAGAACTAGCACTAAATGCACTAAATCAACTACAAAGTAGTGGAAAAATGGTAGGTGTGATTTCCCATGTGGAAGCACTAAAAGAGAGAATTCCATTGCAGATAAAGGTTGAGCCTAAAGGTGATGGGACGAGTGTGTTGAATATAAATTAG
- a CDS encoding UPF0323 family lipoprotein — protein MANKNKHIKKLSNYALVGGLGAFLITGLTGCDNKGVSGQNQGQGGSVSDATQKQNAFVIIEKAPDGTYSIADEFPASKTTIVLRNPDGTERILSQEEIDALVKEEAAKIDAGTSGLTNPQMSEGMGLGGVLLSSIAGAMLGSWIGNKLFGNQNYQNQRKAQYKSPQTYSKSQSSFKKAATTSSSTKKSGFFGSRSGSSKSGSFFGG, from the coding sequence TTGGCTAATAAAAATAAACATATTAAAAAACTATCAAACTATGCACTTGTCGGTGGATTAGGTGCTTTTTTAATCACAGGTCTTACAGGTTGTGACAACAAAGGTGTATCTGGTCAAAATCAAGGGCAAGGTGGTTCTGTTTCTGATGCGACTCAAAAACAAAATGCTTTTGTGATTATTGAAAAAGCACCAGATGGCACTTATTCTATTGCAGATGAATTTCCTGCATCTAAAACAACAATTGTTTTAAGAAATCCTGATGGAACAGAAAGAATACTTTCTCAAGAAGAAATAGATGCTTTAGTAAAAGAGGAAGCTGCAAAAATAGATGCAGGAACTTCAGGTCTTACAAATCCACAAATGAGTGAAGGAATGGGTCTTGGTGGAGTTCTTTTATCTTCTATTGCTGGTGCTATGCTTGGTTCTTGGATTGGTAATAAACTATTTGGTAATCAAAACTATCAAAATCAAAGAAAAGCACAATATAAATCACCACAAACTTATAGTAAATCTCAAAGTTCATTTAAAAAAGCAGCTACAACATCTAGTAGCACAAAAAAAAGTGGATTTTTTGGAAGTAGATCAGGTAGTTCAAAATCTGGTTCTTTCTTTGGTGGGTGA